The Mytilus edulis chromosome 4, xbMytEdul2.2, whole genome shotgun sequence nucleotide sequence ACAAAAGAATGAAACTTTAAATAACTGAAAACCAGAAGGCTTCAGCTATGAGTTAAACCCAAGTAAAGCTATAAATGAACCGGAATAGATTTTTAACAGTGGACGCAGATGTCATGCTGATATAAACAATATCAACCACTAACTATATTTTACGAAAGCTTCTTTAGTTAGTAAACGAATAAGTCTTGTATATGAAACATTTATGGTCCTGTTTGTTAATCGTTTAAGTTTTCTTCATGTAACCAGCAAACCTCCCTTACATAAATCGTAATAAAACCTTTTTGTTTATTGTATCAACTGGGAGTCATATACTCTATATGCACGTTTTCTTGAATTATTGATTCATAACGATAGAAAATAACAATCGCATGGGAAATTGTAATGTATTATTTGTCGGATAATTTTTAATGAGTCAATATCGATGTAAAGATTGAGTCAAGGTACAAATATGGACATAAGCTATCACTAGTTTCCTTTAAGATATCAACAAATGATGCATTATAGACAACAAACTCCGGTAATATGATATCGTATGCAAAGCTGATGGTTTCAATAGAGATGACATATAAAACACCTGGTCaatcagaaatataaaaaatatagaaaatgagcCATACGACTATAGAGtgtgggttttctcattgttgaaggccgtatgggtTTGTACAATTGCCTACATTCACTTTATTAGCATTTTGGTTTATAGTTATGTAAATGGCAAACATatccaaatcttcttattttttcatataaattatgttataaattaaaaacttGGGTTGAATAAGAGTAATTTTTACAAGATATTATCTGAcaagtaaataataaaaaaaaacaacctcgAGGAAATTTCAGAACAGAAAGTCaataatcaaaaggcaaaatcaaaagttcaaacacatcaaacaaatggataacaactgtcatattcttaacctggtacaggcattttcttctgTAGATAAAGGTGgctaaacatggttttatagctagctaaacctccctcTTGTTTGACAGTCACTCAAAATCCAACGATGTGTGAACTAAACgaacagacatgataggtaaaaatggcaaaaataagAGAACAGCAGTCTGAAAGGCACTTACCAATTTCAAGTCCTCAAACGTGACGGATAGAACATTGGCTGTCTTGTTCTATATTGCCTTCTCAAATTCTCTGGTAAAGTAAAACCATCCGCCATACAAATCATCTACAACAAATGAGAAAAATACGTCATACTTTATGAAGCAGTTTCTGCCAGTTTTGCCAGCAGTACCTTgtacgtgtatatatatattcatccCTGACAACCTTTCAACTATATTGACTGTTTGTCTCGTCATTATTACAAACGGTCTTAGTTTTTTAAAAGAGTTTAGTCGATCCCTTAAAAGTGAACtattaaattgagaaaaaaaaaaggattttccgttttgaatattggTTAAGATTATTTAATCCATTACAAATTTGAATGACGATTATGTAAAAGATTTAACATACCCTTGAGTATAAAATTGTCGAAAAATTCATTCCATGTCCACACAGGAACTCCCTCCTTTCCCTGAAGAAAGACATACAGTGATACAGCCCTATCTTTGGGATTCCTGTTTAGATATATGATCTTGTTTCTATTTTCGATGATCTTCTTTGGAAGAAAACTAAGCGGTAAGTGAGTATGAAAAAGTCTCGGATCATTCTCTTCTTCCAAGTCGTCCCAATCTGTTTGACATTCGAAGTTAAACTTGGCCAATACACCAAACGTATTATACTCTGTTGTCTGGTGTAAAAGCATTGAAATAATTTCGTGAGCCCAGTGTGTACCTTAAAAGAAAGCAGGAAAAATAAATGTTAAGAATTCATTACTTCTTCTTAATGTACAAAATATCTACAAATGTTGATTCAGAATCTTTGGCTAAAATGACTATGCTAACACTATAAAATTAATTGTTAGCGCAGACCAACATTTGCATCTGTAAACATTTTTAACgaatagcatgccctagatataTCAATTTCAAAACGTTgaatatttcttaaaattaagAACTTATAGGGGTTTAACTGTACGTTTCACTGCAAAGGaagtaaaaaaattcaaagttttgaacatttttctaGAAGTTCCCGTTGTGTAATAATCAAGTAAACCTTTATAAATGGCAAGGACAATGGAGAGATAATAGATATCTGACAACAATAAAGGTAGGACAAGTTATAACATTTTCTAAGTATCTGATACGTTCATATATACGCATCTATGGAGATATGTGTCATTTAATACCCTGCTTCGGAGTATTACTCGATGAACTATTTTCAAAAAATGGCGGGGATCAAAGTTTGTTACCAGAACTTATTAAAATGCATGTTTATAATATGTTTGAACGCCTAGCTTAATTATCGGGCCATAGTGATTATTTCGTTTGTTTCAATGTTGTCCAATaatcccaatttccattctcaatataaAGCCTTGAGTAGTAAATATTGGCTTGATCCAATATAATCCCATTTTCTATTTGATGCATGCGCAAATGAAACAATAAATTGCTCTGTACGCATTTTATCCCTGTACTCTTACATTTGACATTTATGCAGTTATAGTGTAATAGGTAGGGGATTgatgcatgcagtgctagcaatgcTTTTTCTTAAGCAAGTTTTTAAATAAAGGTTTCTgttaaaacaattacaaatagAACTCATTCATGTACATCTTCTAATCTTTCAGTGATTTTAACTACGATTTAAGAACTTACaccttttgtaataaaatatatgaaaatagtggaattaacttTTTGAAGTGTAAAAATTGCAATGAATGTTTTAGATAAATAACGTGCTCTTGATGGTTC carries:
- the LOC139520433 gene encoding sulfotransferase 1A1-like, encoding MATSNVNESCPQQETRNPIAVYPFYRYGKITILSTPAIKQDGAKVIQSIENFNSRETDVILCSSMKSGTHWAHEIISMLLHQTTEYNTFGVLAKFNFECQTDWDDLEEENDPRLFHTHLPLSFLPKKIIENRNKIIYLNRNPKDRAVSLYVFLQGKEGVPVWTWNEFFDNFILKDDLYGGWFYFTREFEKAI